The following coding sequences are from one Geodermatophilus normandii window:
- a CDS encoding alpha-amylase family protein — protein sequence MKITDTADVWWKTAVVYCLDVETYLDWNGDGCGDLAGLAQRIDHLADLGVTCLWLMPFYPTAERDDGYDITDFYGVDPRLGTHGDLVEVIRTANDRGIRVIADLVVNHTSVQHPWFQRARQSRDDPFHDFYVWRDDEPPDTSDQVVFPDQESSTWTFNEPTGEWYLHRFYKEQPDLDVTNPRVRDEVAKIMGFWLQLGLSGFRVDAVPFFLETEGGADSDRFPDPHEYLRALRSFLGRRSGSGVLLGEVNLPHEQQRDFFGGDDGDELTMLFDFVGMQAMYLSLARADAGPLVTALTGRPFVDPDSQWATFVRNHDELTLDKLSEDERQEVFAAFGPEERMQVYGRGLRRRLPPMLDGDPRRVRMVYSLLFSLPGTPVLFYGEEIGMGEDLSAEGRLAVRTPMQWTSGVNGGFSTADADALPGPVVSGGFAPEFVNVADQRRDEDSMLSFTKLLVRRYRESPELGWGSFRVLDQPHAQVLAHVCEWDDGTLLAVHNLGPEPCTVPVNLDGCDASHRLEDLLVTRTTAIGEDGAVELTLDGYGYRWLRVVSEDSRRLP from the coding sequence ATGAAGATCACCGACACGGCCGACGTCTGGTGGAAGACGGCGGTCGTCTACTGCCTCGACGTCGAGACCTACCTGGACTGGAACGGCGACGGCTGCGGTGACCTCGCCGGGCTCGCGCAGCGCATCGACCACCTGGCCGACCTCGGCGTCACCTGCCTGTGGCTGATGCCCTTCTACCCGACCGCCGAGCGCGACGACGGCTACGACATCACCGACTTCTACGGCGTCGACCCGCGGCTGGGCACCCACGGCGACCTGGTCGAGGTCATCCGCACCGCCAACGACCGCGGCATCCGGGTCATCGCCGACCTCGTCGTCAACCACACCTCCGTCCAGCACCCCTGGTTCCAGCGCGCCCGCCAGAGCAGGGACGACCCCTTCCACGACTTCTACGTGTGGCGCGACGACGAGCCGCCGGACACCTCCGACCAGGTGGTCTTCCCCGACCAGGAGAGCTCGACCTGGACGTTCAACGAGCCGACGGGGGAGTGGTACCTGCACCGCTTCTACAAGGAGCAGCCCGACCTCGACGTCACCAACCCGCGGGTCCGTGACGAGGTCGCCAAGATCATGGGTTTCTGGCTGCAGCTGGGGCTGTCGGGCTTCCGCGTCGACGCCGTCCCGTTCTTCCTCGAGACAGAGGGCGGCGCCGACAGCGACCGGTTCCCCGACCCGCACGAGTACCTGCGCGCGCTGCGGTCCTTCCTCGGCCGGCGCTCCGGCAGCGGCGTCCTGCTCGGCGAGGTCAACCTGCCGCACGAGCAGCAGCGCGACTTCTTCGGCGGTGACGACGGCGACGAGCTGACCATGCTCTTCGACTTCGTCGGCATGCAGGCCATGTACCTGTCGCTGGCCCGTGCCGACGCCGGCCCGCTGGTGACGGCGCTGACCGGGCGGCCGTTCGTCGACCCGGACAGCCAGTGGGCGACCTTCGTCCGCAACCACGACGAGCTCACCCTCGACAAGCTCTCCGAGGACGAGCGCCAGGAGGTGTTCGCGGCCTTCGGCCCCGAGGAGCGCATGCAGGTCTACGGCCGCGGCCTGCGGCGGCGGCTGCCGCCGATGCTCGACGGCGACCCGCGACGGGTGCGCATGGTCTACAGCCTGCTGTTCTCGCTGCCGGGCACGCCGGTGCTCTTCTACGGCGAGGAGATCGGGATGGGCGAGGACCTCTCCGCCGAGGGCCGGCTCGCCGTCCGCACCCCCATGCAGTGGACCTCGGGCGTCAACGGCGGCTTCTCGACCGCCGACGCCGACGCGCTGCCCGGCCCGGTGGTCAGCGGCGGCTTCGCGCCGGAGTTCGTCAACGTCGCCGACCAGCGCCGCGACGAGGACTCGATGCTGTCGTTCACCAAGCTGCTCGTCCGCCGCTACCGCGAGTCGCCCGAGCTGGGGTGGGGGTCGTTCCGGGTGCTCGACCAGCCGCACGCGCAGGTCCTGGCGCACGTGTGCGAGTGGGACGACGGCACGCTGCTCGCCGTCCACAACCTCGGACCCGAGCCGTGCACCGTGCCGGTGAACCTGGACGGCTGCGACGCCTCCCACCGGCTGGAGGACCTGCTGGTCACCCGGACGACGGCGATCGGCGAGGACGGCGCGGTCGAGCTCACCCTCGACGGCTACGGGTACCGGTGGCTGCGGGTCGTGTCGGAGGACAGCCGCCGGCTGCCCTGA
- a CDS encoding TIGR03885 family FMN-dependent LLM class oxidoreductase — translation MTVIGFHNSHEQVHPADLLTAVHHAEEVGFTAAMCSDHLEPWNPRQGQSGFAWSWLGAALATTSLPFGVVNAPGQRYHPVIVAQAIATLGAMFPGRFWAALGSGEAMNEHVTGHVWPNKDIRDARLRECIDVIRALLAGEEVSHDGLVVVDRARIWTLPEQQPALIGPAVTARTAARHAEWADGLVTINQPHDVLREVVGAYRDAGGQGTLTIQVHVSWDPDEDRALAMAHDQWRSNVFPPPLCWDLDTTTAFEQASAHVRPDDVRAAVRVSSDLGQHAQWIAEYVDLGFDQVYLHHVGKEQRPFLDAFGEHVLPRLGVTRPAPAVATRPLRPEQEPQPALLK, via the coding sequence GTGACCGTGATCGGCTTCCACAACTCCCACGAGCAGGTCCACCCGGCCGACCTGCTCACCGCCGTCCACCACGCGGAGGAGGTGGGCTTCACCGCGGCGATGTGCTCCGACCACCTGGAGCCGTGGAACCCCCGCCAGGGGCAGTCGGGGTTCGCGTGGTCGTGGCTCGGCGCCGCGCTGGCCACCACCTCGCTGCCCTTCGGCGTCGTCAACGCGCCCGGGCAGCGCTACCACCCGGTGATCGTGGCGCAGGCGATCGCCACCCTCGGCGCGATGTTCCCCGGCCGGTTCTGGGCGGCGCTGGGCTCCGGCGAGGCGATGAACGAGCACGTCACGGGGCACGTGTGGCCGAACAAGGACATCCGCGACGCCCGGCTGCGGGAGTGCATCGACGTCATCCGCGCGCTGCTGGCCGGCGAGGAGGTCAGCCACGACGGGCTCGTCGTCGTCGACCGGGCGCGGATCTGGACGCTGCCCGAGCAGCAGCCGGCGCTCATCGGCCCCGCCGTCACCGCGCGCACCGCCGCCCGGCACGCCGAGTGGGCCGACGGCCTGGTCACCATCAACCAGCCGCACGACGTGCTGCGCGAGGTGGTCGGCGCCTACCGCGACGCCGGCGGGCAGGGGACGCTCACCATCCAGGTGCACGTCTCCTGGGACCCCGACGAGGACCGCGCGCTGGCGATGGCGCACGACCAGTGGCGCAGCAACGTCTTCCCGCCGCCGCTGTGCTGGGACCTCGACACGACCACCGCCTTCGAGCAGGCCAGCGCCCACGTGCGGCCCGACGACGTCCGCGCCGCCGTCCGGGTGTCCTCCGACCTGGGGCAGCACGCGCAGTGGATCGCCGAGTACGTCGACCTCGGGTTCGACCAGGTCTACCTGCACCACGTGGGCAAGGAGCAGCGGCCCTTCCTCGACGCCTTCGGCGAGCACGTGCTGCCCCGGCTCGGCGTCACCCGTCCCGCGCCCGCGGTGGCGACGCGGCCGCTGCGCCCGGAGCAGGAGCCGCAGCCCGCCCTGCTGAAGTAG
- the malQ gene encoding 4-alpha-glucanotransferase, whose protein sequence is MTRTSSTDRWGIDATWLDALDEEHEVAQATIERLREVIGEPPEDLEHRAPIVARPGDVLEVDEAEVTLEDGSTRHVDGELPADFPLGYHWLQEPGGPRRRLVVSPGRCWLPEDRAWGWAVQLYATRSRGSWGIGDLADLRAVREMAAGQGAGFVLINPLHAVAPTPQQEASPYLPATRRFRNPVYLRVEEVPGADRVDLDGDAGRALSDGELIDRDAVWARKREVLRRVFDAAGRDDPAFPDWWWHQGQKLQDWATWCALADVHGPDWHTWPEELRDPRSAAVGSFVAEHEREVAFHAWLQWCLSLQLDRATEGMTVIQDLPIGVAGGGADAWTWQGVLAQGATVGAPPDEFNAQGQDWGSPPLVPWRLQEWDYEPFVESIRATMAGAGGLRIDHVMGLFRLWWVPSGGSAADGAYVRYPAEDLLDIVALESHRAQAVVVGEDLGTVEDGVREAMAEHGVLSYRLLWFEDDDPAEWPEEAMAAITTHDLPTVAGLWSGADLEEQREHGTGTDEELERGRSTLLERLPGLRRNARPETAVKRAHELLARAPSLLLSATLDDALAERRRPNMPGTTDRPNWSLPLPVAVEDLPSHPLLQEVARTLAEGVAATTDPEEDAIGEQAGGEARAD, encoded by the coding sequence GTGACACGCACCAGCAGCACCGACCGCTGGGGCATCGACGCCACCTGGCTCGATGCCCTCGACGAGGAACACGAGGTCGCGCAGGCCACCATCGAGCGCCTGCGGGAGGTGATCGGCGAGCCGCCGGAGGACCTGGAGCACCGGGCGCCCATCGTGGCCCGGCCCGGCGACGTCCTGGAGGTCGACGAGGCGGAGGTGACCCTCGAGGACGGGTCCACCCGGCACGTCGACGGCGAGCTGCCGGCCGACTTCCCCCTCGGCTACCACTGGCTGCAGGAGCCCGGCGGACCGCGGCGCCGGCTCGTCGTGTCCCCCGGCCGCTGCTGGCTGCCCGAGGACCGCGCCTGGGGCTGGGCGGTGCAGCTCTACGCCACGCGCAGCCGCGGCAGCTGGGGCATCGGTGACCTCGCCGACCTGCGCGCCGTCCGCGAGATGGCCGCCGGCCAGGGCGCCGGCTTCGTGCTCATCAACCCGCTGCACGCCGTCGCGCCGACGCCGCAGCAGGAGGCGAGTCCCTACCTCCCGGCCACCCGCCGCTTCCGCAACCCGGTCTACCTGCGGGTCGAGGAGGTGCCCGGCGCCGACCGGGTCGACCTCGACGGCGACGCCGGCCGGGCGCTGTCCGACGGCGAGCTCATCGACCGCGACGCGGTCTGGGCGCGCAAGCGGGAGGTGCTGCGCCGGGTCTTCGACGCCGCGGGCCGCGACGACCCCGCGTTCCCCGACTGGTGGTGGCACCAGGGGCAGAAGCTGCAGGACTGGGCCACCTGGTGCGCGCTGGCCGACGTCCACGGCCCCGACTGGCACACCTGGCCCGAGGAGCTGCGCGACCCGCGCAGCGCCGCCGTGGGCTCGTTCGTCGCCGAGCACGAGCGCGAGGTCGCCTTCCACGCCTGGCTGCAGTGGTGCCTGTCGCTGCAGCTCGACCGCGCCACCGAGGGCATGACCGTGATCCAGGACCTGCCGATCGGCGTGGCCGGCGGCGGCGCCGACGCGTGGACCTGGCAGGGCGTGCTGGCGCAGGGCGCGACGGTGGGCGCGCCGCCGGACGAGTTCAACGCCCAGGGTCAGGACTGGGGCTCCCCGCCGCTGGTGCCCTGGCGGCTGCAGGAGTGGGACTACGAGCCGTTCGTCGAGTCGATCCGCGCCACGATGGCCGGTGCGGGCGGACTGCGCATCGACCACGTGATGGGCCTGTTCCGGCTGTGGTGGGTGCCCTCCGGGGGCAGCGCCGCCGACGGCGCCTACGTCCGCTACCCGGCCGAGGACCTGTTGGACATCGTCGCGCTGGAGAGCCACCGCGCGCAGGCCGTCGTCGTCGGGGAGGACCTCGGCACGGTGGAGGACGGCGTCCGGGAGGCCATGGCCGAGCACGGCGTGCTGTCCTACCGCCTGCTCTGGTTCGAGGACGACGACCCCGCCGAGTGGCCCGAGGAGGCGATGGCCGCCATCACCACCCACGACCTGCCGACGGTCGCGGGGCTGTGGAGCGGCGCCGACCTCGAGGAGCAGCGCGAGCACGGGACCGGCACCGACGAGGAGCTCGAGCGGGGCCGCTCGACGCTGCTGGAGCGGCTGCCGGGGCTGCGGAGGAACGCGCGGCCGGAGACGGCGGTCAAGCGGGCGCACGAGCTGCTCGCCCGGGCGCCCTCGCTGCTGCTGTCGGCCACCCTCGACGACGCGCTGGCCGAGCGGCGCCGGCCGAACATGCCCGGCACCACCGACCGGCCCAACTGGTCGCTGCCCCTGCCGGTGGCCGTCGAGGACCTGCCGTCACACCCGCTGCTGCAGGAGGTCGCGCGGACCCTCGCCGAGGGGGTCGCGGCGACGACCGACCCGGAGGAGGACGCGATCGGCGAGCAGGCCGGCGGGGAGGCCCGCGCCGACTGA
- a CDS encoding ExeM/NucH family extracellular endonuclease — protein sequence MLSSPGSRRLLARRAVLGATAVSAAVVGLPATASAAAPTTPFISEIHYDNDGGDAGEFVEVQIPAGTSSAGLSVVLYNGNDRSTYDTDALPVVTAPADAPAVAVVDYPANGIQNGAPDGIALVRGTELLEFLSYEGSFTAANGPASGLTSTDIGRSEVGTEPAGQSLSRTFDTAGASVWSGPAAATKGAVNPGGGTTEPEPFAVCDVTPTHEIGAVQGAAATTRLEGQRVTVRGVVVGDVPGLSGFYLQDPDGDGDAATSDGVFVFSPVAVDLGDTVAVTGQAQEFGGQTQISARSGAAVCADGTAADLPAAAPLDLPADDAARERLEGMRVAPADTLTVSEVFDLTSFGELVLSEGGVLVQPTELARPGTAEAAEVATDNALRRITLDDGVSARVTVTTRPYLSPTTPVRVGDEVEFTEPLVLGYGFDAWRLQPADGTANGVFAGQDTRTTEPEDVGGDVQLATFNVLNYFLTWTGSDARGATSQAQFERQAAKEVAAITELDADVVTLLEIEDTDSTGRDPGNADLALADLVNRLNTAAGGQVWSYVPMPDELYAVDRDVIRNGIIYRSDVVQPVGDPVGLVDETVWSNAREPQAQTFVKDGDAFTVVANHLKSKSTGAATGDNVDTGDGQGQWNGDRVRQAESLAEFAAGLVQSTGDDDVILMGDFNAYSQEDPIEALRGAGYTDLGEEFDEGRYSYVFDNLSGSLDHALATAELTAKVTDVAHWNINSVESFAYQYTGDPALYAPDPYRSSDHDPLLVGIDLEERCNGLVPTITGTPGDDTVSGTTGVDVVMGLGGDDTISGGNADDVVCGGAGNDTLSGGNGDDRLLGGFGDDVLGGGNGDDTLVGGPGTDRLDQGRGTGSGEQDGRES from the coding sequence GTGCTCTCATCACCCGGTTCCCGGCGCCTGCTCGCGCGCCGCGCCGTACTCGGCGCGACCGCCGTGTCGGCCGCCGTCGTGGGCCTCCCGGCGACCGCCTCCGCCGCTGCGCCCACCACGCCCTTCATCTCCGAGATCCACTACGACAACGACGGTGGCGACGCCGGTGAGTTCGTCGAGGTCCAGATCCCGGCCGGTACCAGCTCGGCCGGCCTGTCGGTGGTCCTCTACAACGGCAACGACCGCTCCACCTACGACACGGACGCCCTGCCGGTGGTGACGGCACCGGCCGATGCACCTGCCGTGGCCGTGGTCGACTACCCGGCCAACGGGATCCAGAACGGCGCCCCGGACGGCATCGCCCTGGTGCGCGGCACCGAGCTCCTCGAGTTCCTCTCGTACGAGGGGTCCTTCACGGCCGCCAACGGTCCGGCCTCCGGCCTGACGAGCACCGACATCGGCCGGTCCGAGGTGGGGACCGAGCCGGCCGGGCAATCGCTGTCGCGGACGTTCGACACCGCCGGCGCATCCGTGTGGAGCGGGCCGGCGGCTGCGACCAAGGGCGCGGTCAACCCAGGTGGCGGCACCACGGAGCCGGAGCCGTTCGCGGTCTGCGACGTCACGCCGACGCACGAGATCGGCGCCGTCCAGGGCGCCGCGGCGACCACCCGCCTCGAGGGGCAGCGGGTGACCGTCCGTGGCGTGGTCGTCGGCGACGTGCCGGGCCTGTCCGGCTTCTACCTGCAGGACCCCGACGGTGACGGCGACGCCGCCACGTCCGACGGCGTCTTCGTCTTCAGCCCGGTCGCGGTCGACCTCGGCGACACCGTCGCCGTCACCGGCCAGGCGCAGGAGTTCGGCGGCCAGACGCAGATCAGCGCACGTTCCGGCGCCGCCGTCTGTGCCGACGGCACCGCCGCTGACCTGCCGGCGGCCGCCCCGCTCGACCTGCCCGCCGACGACGCCGCCCGCGAGCGGCTCGAGGGCATGCGCGTCGCGCCCGCCGACACGCTCACCGTCAGCGAGGTCTTCGACCTCACGAGCTTCGGCGAGCTCGTCCTGTCCGAGGGCGGCGTGCTGGTGCAGCCGACCGAGCTGGCCCGCCCCGGCACCGCCGAGGCGGCCGAGGTGGCGACGGACAACGCGCTCCGCCGCATCACCCTCGACGACGGCGTCAGCGCCAGGGTGACGGTCACGACCCGGCCGTACCTGTCGCCGACCACGCCGGTCCGCGTCGGTGACGAGGTCGAGTTCACCGAGCCGCTCGTCCTCGGGTACGGCTTCGACGCCTGGCGGCTGCAGCCGGCCGACGGCACCGCCAACGGTGTCTTCGCCGGTCAGGACACCCGCACGACCGAGCCCGAGGACGTCGGCGGTGACGTGCAGCTGGCCACGTTCAACGTGCTGAACTACTTCCTGACCTGGACCGGCTCGGACGCCCGCGGCGCCACGAGCCAGGCCCAGTTCGAGCGGCAGGCCGCCAAGGAGGTCGCCGCGATCACCGAGCTCGACGCCGACGTGGTCACCCTGCTGGAGATCGAGGACACCGACTCCACCGGCCGCGACCCCGGCAACGCCGACCTGGCGCTCGCCGACCTGGTGAACCGCCTGAACACCGCCGCGGGCGGGCAGGTGTGGAGCTACGTGCCGATGCCGGACGAGCTCTACGCCGTCGACCGGGACGTGATCCGCAACGGGATCATCTACCGCAGCGACGTCGTCCAGCCGGTCGGCGACCCGGTCGGGCTGGTCGACGAGACGGTCTGGTCCAACGCCCGCGAGCCGCAGGCGCAGACGTTCGTCAAGGACGGGGACGCCTTCACGGTGGTGGCCAACCACCTCAAGTCGAAGAGCACGGGTGCCGCCACGGGCGACAACGTCGACACCGGCGACGGCCAGGGGCAGTGGAACGGCGACCGCGTGCGCCAGGCGGAGTCACTGGCGGAGTTCGCCGCCGGGCTGGTGCAGAGCACCGGCGACGACGACGTGATCCTCATGGGCGACTTCAACGCCTACAGCCAGGAGGACCCGATCGAGGCGCTCCGCGGGGCCGGCTACACCGACCTCGGCGAGGAGTTCGACGAGGGCCGGTACAGCTACGTGTTCGACAACCTGTCGGGCTCGCTGGACCACGCGCTGGCCACGGCGGAGCTGACGGCCAAGGTCACCGACGTCGCGCACTGGAACATCAACTCGGTGGAGTCGTTCGCCTACCAGTACACCGGCGACCCGGCCCTGTACGCGCCGGACCCGTACCGGTCCAGCGACCACGACCCGCTGCTGGTCGGGATCGACCTGGAGGAGCGCTGCAACGGCCTCGTCCCGACGATCACCGGCACCCCGGGCGACGACACGGTCAGCGGCACCACCGGCGTCGACGTGGTCATGGGTCTCGGTGGCGACGACACGATCAGCGGCGGCAACGCCGACGACGTGGTCTGCGGTGGCGCCGGGAACGACACCCTGAGCGGTGGGAACGGCGACGACCGGCTGCTCGGCGGCTTCGGCGACGACGTCCTCGGCGGCGGCAACGGCGACGACACCCTCGTCGGCGGCCCCGGCACCGACCGCCTGGACCAGGGACGCGGCACCGGCAGCGGCGAGCAGGACGGCCGCGAGTCCTGA
- a CDS encoding MFS transporter, with protein MPSPSDPGSGPLPRGHRAGEAALRRASLAVFLAGLAVFAVLYAPQALLPELARAFAVSPAAATLSVSAATAGLALGLLVLGPLSDRIGRTRVLRVALAGSSGLAVLTAAAPAWEVLLGLRGLQGFALAGLPAVGVAYLREELDASVSSRAIGLFVGGTAIGGLAGRVVAGALADLGGWRTALGGIAALAVGCTVAVRALLPASRRFLPVPRHTPVLRRLARGLGDPVLLGLYALAALLMGGFVAVYNAGTFRLESEPYGLSPALAGLVFLTYLLGSVAAPVAGGLAERAGRRVVVPVALVLTAAGLVLTLAAPLALFVAGLAVLTVGFFAAHGVASGWVAARAALGERPVGQAASLYSFWYYVGSSVGGTLAGRAWAAAGWPGAVAVAGTGIGGALLLALLLGRSTGPDHR; from the coding sequence GTGCCGTCCCCGTCCGACCCCGGGAGCGGGCCGCTGCCCCGCGGCCACCGGGCGGGGGAGGCGGCGCTGCGCCGCGCGTCGCTGGCGGTGTTCCTCGCCGGGCTCGCGGTGTTCGCCGTCCTCTACGCGCCGCAGGCGCTGCTCCCCGAGCTGGCGCGTGCCTTTGCCGTCTCGCCGGCGGCGGCGACGCTGTCGGTCTCCGCGGCGACGGCCGGGCTGGCCCTCGGGCTGCTCGTCCTCGGACCGCTGTCGGACCGCATCGGCCGCACGCGGGTGCTGCGGGTGGCGCTGGCCGGCTCGAGCGGCCTCGCGGTGCTCACGGCGGCCGCGCCGGCGTGGGAGGTGCTCCTCGGGCTGCGCGGCCTGCAGGGGTTCGCGCTGGCCGGGCTGCCCGCCGTCGGCGTGGCCTACCTCCGGGAGGAGCTCGACGCCTCGGTGAGCTCCCGGGCGATCGGGCTGTTCGTGGGCGGGACGGCGATCGGCGGGCTGGCCGGCCGGGTCGTCGCCGGCGCGCTGGCCGACCTCGGCGGCTGGCGGACCGCCCTCGGCGGCATCGCGGCGCTGGCCGTCGGGTGCACGGTCGCCGTCCGGGCGCTGCTTCCGGCCTCCCGCCGCTTCCTGCCGGTGCCGCGGCACACGCCGGTGCTGCGCCGGCTCGCGCGCGGCCTCGGCGACCCGGTGCTGCTCGGGCTCTACGCGCTGGCGGCGCTGCTCATGGGCGGCTTCGTGGCCGTCTACAACGCCGGCACCTTCCGGCTGGAGAGCGAGCCCTACGGCCTGTCGCCCGCGCTGGCCGGGCTGGTCTTCCTCACCTACCTGCTCGGGTCGGTGGCCGCACCGGTGGCCGGGGGCCTGGCCGAGCGGGCCGGTCGGCGGGTGGTCGTCCCGGTGGCCCTGGTGCTCACCGCGGCCGGCCTGGTGCTGACGCTGGCCGCGCCGCTGGCCCTGTTCGTCGCCGGCCTCGCGGTCCTCACGGTCGGGTTCTTCGCCGCGCACGGCGTCGCCAGCGGCTGGGTGGCGGCGCGCGCCGCGCTGGGGGAGCGGCCGGTCGGGCAGGCCGCCTCGCTGTACTCGTTCTGGTACTACGTCGGGTCCTCGGTGGGCGGCACGCTGGCCGGGCGGGCCTGGGCGGCCGCCGGGTGGCCGGGCGCGGTCGCGGTGGCGGGCACCGGCATCGGCGGGGCGCTGCTGCTGGCCCTGCTGCTCGGCCGCAGCACCGGACCCGACCACCGGTAG
- a CDS encoding DUF998 domain-containing protein → MGSVPSKRIPWGAVAWLLTLQFFVVETIVQLRSVLPYSRSADVISALGDAVRPGHSLMNASFVVQAGLIGAGAVALLPVLRGRAARPAVGLLGVAALGVLLVGVFPRLTSPTLHTTGAVLYLVGGGLGVLALAYAVRPWSEALGTTLALLGLLATAMTVFYGAGVVEFLGEGGTERAAAYVLPIALALTGPSLWWLSRTRAEPDTGRPTRRQRRAQERDRERLERARRAAERDDALEAAARRARSAPAATDADLHDDDLHDDLHDDLHDDDLDPDDPWAGPRRRRER, encoded by the coding sequence ATGGGGAGCGTGCCGAGCAAGCGGATCCCCTGGGGCGCGGTCGCCTGGCTGCTGACCCTGCAGTTCTTCGTCGTCGAGACGATCGTCCAGCTGCGGTCGGTCCTGCCGTACTCGCGGTCGGCCGACGTCATCAGCGCCCTCGGCGACGCCGTCCGGCCGGGGCACTCGCTGATGAACGCCTCCTTCGTGGTGCAGGCCGGCCTGATCGGCGCGGGCGCGGTGGCGCTGCTGCCGGTCCTGCGCGGGCGCGCGGCGCGGCCCGCGGTGGGGCTGCTCGGGGTCGCCGCGCTCGGGGTGCTGCTGGTCGGCGTCTTCCCCCGGCTGACCTCGCCGACGCTGCACACCACCGGCGCCGTCCTCTACCTCGTCGGCGGCGGGCTCGGGGTGCTGGCACTGGCCTACGCCGTGCGGCCCTGGTCGGAGGCGCTGGGCACCACGCTGGCGCTGCTGGGCCTGTTGGCCACGGCGATGACCGTCTTCTACGGCGCCGGCGTGGTGGAGTTCCTCGGCGAGGGCGGCACCGAGCGGGCGGCGGCCTACGTGCTGCCGATCGCGCTGGCCCTGACCGGCCCCTCGCTGTGGTGGCTCAGCCGCACCCGGGCCGAGCCGGACACCGGCCGCCCGACCCGGCGCCAGCGGAGGGCGCAGGAGCGCGACCGCGAACGCCTCGAGCGGGCCCGGCGCGCCGCCGAGCGGGACGACGCCCTGGAGGCCGCCGCCCGCCGCGCCAGGAGCGCGCCGGCGGCCACCGATGCCGACCTGCACGACGACGACCTGCACGACGACCTGCACGACGACCTGCACGACGACGACCTGGACCCCGACGACCCCTGGGCCGGCCCCCGCCGGCGCCGCGAGCGCTGA
- a CDS encoding DMT family transporter gives MPRPMSPPVLAAVVVTVLAWASAFIAIRAVGADLSPGALALGRLLVGTVVLALLSLGRGWVAPTRQEWRLLALCGIGWFAVYNVALNAAERHLDAGTTAMLVNVGPILIAVLAGVWLREGFPRRLVTGLAVAFAGVLLIGLAGRGSGGDLLGVLLCVVAAVTYAVGVVAQKPVLRRLPPLQVTATACAIGTVCCLPWAGSLVSDLASAPAASVLGMVYLGVVPTALAFSTWAYALARTEAGRLGVTTYLVPPLVVLLSWLLLDEVPPALAVVGGVVCLAGVAVSRRRDPGRSPAPVAAARG, from the coding sequence GTGCCCCGCCCGATGTCCCCTCCGGTCCTCGCCGCCGTCGTCGTCACCGTCCTCGCCTGGGCCTCGGCCTTCATCGCCATCCGGGCGGTCGGCGCCGACCTGTCGCCCGGCGCCCTGGCGCTCGGCCGGCTGCTGGTCGGGACGGTGGTGCTGGCGCTGCTGTCGCTCGGCCGCGGCTGGGTGGCACCGACCCGGCAGGAGTGGCGGCTGCTGGCGCTGTGCGGGATCGGCTGGTTCGCCGTCTACAACGTGGCGCTCAACGCCGCCGAGCGGCACCTCGACGCCGGGACGACGGCGATGCTGGTGAACGTCGGGCCGATCCTCATCGCCGTCCTGGCCGGGGTGTGGCTGCGCGAGGGCTTCCCGCGCCGGCTGGTGACCGGCCTCGCCGTCGCCTTCGCGGGCGTGCTGCTCATCGGGCTGGCCGGCCGGGGGAGCGGCGGTGACCTGCTCGGTGTGCTGCTGTGCGTGGTCGCCGCCGTCACCTACGCGGTCGGTGTGGTGGCGCAGAAGCCGGTGCTGCGCCGGCTGCCGCCGCTGCAGGTGACCGCGACCGCCTGCGCCATCGGCACGGTGTGCTGCCTGCCGTGGGCGGGGTCGCTCGTGTCGGACCTGGCGAGCGCGCCCGCGGCGTCGGTGCTCGGGATGGTCTACCTCGGCGTCGTGCCGACGGCGCTGGCGTTCAGCACCTGGGCCTACGCGCTGGCGCGCACCGAGGCCGGCCGGCTCGGCGTCACCACCTACCTGGTGCCGCCGCTGGTGGTCCTGCTGTCGTGGCTGCTGCTCGACGAGGTGCCGCCCGCGCTGGCCGTGGTGGGCGGGGTGGTCTGCCTCGCCGGGGTCGCCGTCTCCCGGCGGCGGGATCCGGGCCGGTCTCCGGCGCCCGTCGCGGCGGCTCGGGGGTAG